A stretch of Phoenix dactylifera cultivar Barhee BC4 chromosome 16, palm_55x_up_171113_PBpolish2nd_filt_p, whole genome shotgun sequence DNA encodes these proteins:
- the LOC103705977 gene encoding E3 ubiquitin protein ligase DRIP2-like isoform X2, whose product MAADESGAAAGPPQVVMVKRELLAACMKCPLCHKLLRDATTITECLHTFCRKCILEKLNDEEVDCCPICNIDLGCTPIEKLRPDHNLQEVRAKIFPFKRRNANAPEVVPPTQLPVRRKERSLSSLVVNTPRIATQTGLTGRRTKAARRAAALRGLGPVINHSIKKEDISAEKQAENSNSTEMLSKMTQNRRQTFSKAEPSNLRPSKDTENGGESLLDKNELWKRLVEAANRTKSPKSSPRGPVMKVEQINGVDNEVQSHKAKGREHLNKSKVHEEKNESIPMPPVMVRTRRLQGNCRKRKELGTSTQMLLDSASAQRERRINQVWFSLVPSFDQEGDSPLPQIPANYLRIKWKLSAEANQ is encoded by the exons ATGGCCGCGGACGAGTCCGGGGCGGCGGCGGGGCCGCCGCAGGTGGTGATGGTCAAGAGGGAGCTTCTGGCTGCGTGCATGAAGTGTCCCCTGTGCCATAAGCTCCTCCGCGACGCCACCACCATCACCGAATGCCTTCATACGT TTTGCAGGAAGTGTATCCTGGAGAAACTCAACGATGAGGAGGTAGATTGCTGCCCGATATGTAATATTGATCTCGGTTGCACTCCAATAGAGAAGCTcag ACCTGACCACAATCTACAAGAAGTGAGGGCAAAGATATTTCCGTTCAAAAGAAGAAACGCTAATGCTCCAGAAGTTGTGCCTCCCACTCAATTGCCtgttagaagaaaagaaagatcgcTTTCTTCTTTGGTAGTAAACACTCCTCGAATAGCAACACAGACAGGTCTGACAGGAAGAAGGACAAAAGCAGCTAGAAGGGCTGCTGCACTACGTGGATTGGGTCCTGTTATTAATCATTCTATTAAAAAAGAGGATATCAGTGCTGAAAAGCAAGCAGAAAACTCAAACTCAACTGAGATGTTGAGCAAGATGACTCAAAACAGAAGACAG ACTTTTTCAAAAGCAGAGCCATCTAACCTTAGACCTAGCAAAGATACAGAGAATGGTGGAGAGTCTTTGCTGGATAAGAATGAACTTTGGAAACGTCTGGTTGAAGCTGCAAACAGAACAAAGTCTCCTAAGTCTAGTCCTCGGGGTCCTGTTATGAAGGTAGAGCAAATCAATGGTGTTGATAATGAAGTACAGTCTCATAAAGCAAAGGGTAGGGAACATCTGAATAAATCAAAAGTCCATGAGGAGAAAAATGAAAGTATTCCCATGCCTCCAGTGATGGTGAGAACTAGGAGACTGCAAGGAAATTGCCGAAAAAGGAAAGAGCTTGGAACCTCAACTCAGATGCTACTTGATTCTGCAAGTGCCCAACGTGAAAGGAGGATAAATCAAGTTTGGTTTTCATTAGTTCCTTCTTTTGACCA GGAGGGAGATTCACCGTTGCCCCAGATACCTGCAAATTACTTGAGGATCAA GTGGAAATTAAGTGCCGAGGCCAACCAGTGA
- the LOC103705976 gene encoding probable prefoldin subunit 4, which translates to MQQGEGAEAQVTWEDQQNINKFGRLNNRFHELEDEIKVAKEANESLEDASNELILSDEDVVRFQIGEVFAHMPREEVESRLEKMKEDASKELERLEEEKESVLAQMAELKKILYGKFKDSINLEED; encoded by the exons ATGCAGCAG GGGGAAGGGGCGGAGGCGCAGGTGACGTGGGAAGATCAGCAGAACATCAACAAGTTTGGGAGGTTGAACAATCGCTTCCACGAGCTCGAGGACGAGATCAAGGTCGCGAAG GAAGCAAATGAAAGTTTGGAGGATGCCAGCAACGAATTAATTTTGTCTGATGAGGATGTGGTGAGGTTCCAAATAGGCGAGGTCTTTGCTCATATGCCTCGGGAAGAAGTTGAGAGCAGGTTGGAGAAGATGAAGGAGGATGCTAGCAAGGAACTGGAGaggctggaagaagaaaaggaatctGTACTTGCACAGATGGCTGAGCTCAAGAAGATCTTGTATGGAAAGTTCAAGGACTCCATCAACTTGGAGGAAGACTAA
- the LOC103705977 gene encoding E3 ubiquitin protein ligase DRIP2-like isoform X1, with translation MAADESGAAAGPPQVVMVKRELLAACMKCPLCHKLLRDATTITECLHTFCRKCILEKLNDEEVDCCPICNIDLGCTPIEKLRPDHNLQEVRAKIFPFKRRNANAPEVVPPTQLPVRRKERSLSSLVVNTPRIATQTGLTGRRTKAARRAAALRGLGPVINHSIKKEDISAEKQAENSNSTEMLSKMTQNRRQTFSKAEPSNLRPSKDTENGGESLLDKNELWKRLVEAANRTKSPKSSPRGPVMKVEQINGVDNEVQSHKAKGREHLNKSKVHEEKNESIPMPPVMVRTRRLQGNCRKRKELGTSTQMLLDSASAQRERRINQVWFSLVPSFDQEGDSPLPQIPANYLRIKDGNLTVSFIQKYLAKKLNIASEAEVEIKCRGQPVNPILTLHNLVDTWLRGESSQTVQASSGTSGKEFVMVLAYGRRKVSAA, from the exons ATGGCCGCGGACGAGTCCGGGGCGGCGGCGGGGCCGCCGCAGGTGGTGATGGTCAAGAGGGAGCTTCTGGCTGCGTGCATGAAGTGTCCCCTGTGCCATAAGCTCCTCCGCGACGCCACCACCATCACCGAATGCCTTCATACGT TTTGCAGGAAGTGTATCCTGGAGAAACTCAACGATGAGGAGGTAGATTGCTGCCCGATATGTAATATTGATCTCGGTTGCACTCCAATAGAGAAGCTcag ACCTGACCACAATCTACAAGAAGTGAGGGCAAAGATATTTCCGTTCAAAAGAAGAAACGCTAATGCTCCAGAAGTTGTGCCTCCCACTCAATTGCCtgttagaagaaaagaaagatcgcTTTCTTCTTTGGTAGTAAACACTCCTCGAATAGCAACACAGACAGGTCTGACAGGAAGAAGGACAAAAGCAGCTAGAAGGGCTGCTGCACTACGTGGATTGGGTCCTGTTATTAATCATTCTATTAAAAAAGAGGATATCAGTGCTGAAAAGCAAGCAGAAAACTCAAACTCAACTGAGATGTTGAGCAAGATGACTCAAAACAGAAGACAG ACTTTTTCAAAAGCAGAGCCATCTAACCTTAGACCTAGCAAAGATACAGAGAATGGTGGAGAGTCTTTGCTGGATAAGAATGAACTTTGGAAACGTCTGGTTGAAGCTGCAAACAGAACAAAGTCTCCTAAGTCTAGTCCTCGGGGTCCTGTTATGAAGGTAGAGCAAATCAATGGTGTTGATAATGAAGTACAGTCTCATAAAGCAAAGGGTAGGGAACATCTGAATAAATCAAAAGTCCATGAGGAGAAAAATGAAAGTATTCCCATGCCTCCAGTGATGGTGAGAACTAGGAGACTGCAAGGAAATTGCCGAAAAAGGAAAGAGCTTGGAACCTCAACTCAGATGCTACTTGATTCTGCAAGTGCCCAACGTGAAAGGAGGATAAATCAAGTTTGGTTTTCATTAGTTCCTTCTTTTGACCA GGAGGGAGATTCACCGTTGCCCCAGATACCTGCAAATTACTTGAGGATCAA GGATGGGAATCTAACTGTTTCATTCATCCAAAAATACCTTGCAAAGAAGCTTAATATTGCAAGTGAAGCTGAG GTGGAAATTAAGTGCCGAGGCCAACCAGTGAACCCCATTCTGACACTGCACAATTTAGTAGATACGTGGCTCAGGGGGGAATCATCGCAGACGGTGCAAGCATCCAGTGGTACCTCAGGCAAGGAGTTCGTGATGGTTCTTGCTTATGGTCGTCGCAAGGTTTCCGCCGCATGA